A section of the Phaseolus vulgaris cultivar G19833 chromosome 8, P. vulgaris v2.0, whole genome shotgun sequence genome encodes:
- the LOC137825129 gene encoding uncharacterized mitochondrial protein AtMg00860-like: MRLNPEKCAFGVEGGKFLGFMLTHRGIEANPDKCKAITEMRSPKNLNEIQQLLGWLTALSRFVPRLAERIRPIATMLRKTSKFSWNEECEQIFGQLKEFLSSPAVIKKPRLDLPIVVYLAVSEEAVSAALVQEVDHEEHPAYFVSRTLHAAETRYHRESGTSPGADSEENAPILPEPRNQGKDQLSYIQNFI, translated from the coding sequence ATGCGCcttaaccccgagaagtgtgcgtTCGGCGTTGAAGGTGGCAAGTTCCTCGGCTTTATGCTGACCCACAGAGGGATCGAAGCGAACCCTGACAAGTGCAAGGCCATAACAGAAATGAGAAGCCCGAAAAACTTGAATGAAATTCAACAGCTGCTTGGCTGGCTGACAGCACTTTCCAGATTCGTACCCCGCCTCGCCGAACGGATCAGGCCGATAGCCACCATGCTCCGCAAAACTTCGAAATTCAGCTGGAACGAGGAGTGCGAACAAATCTTCGGCCAGCTCAAAGAATTCCTGTCGTCACCGGCCGTCATCAAAAAGCCCCGTCTGGACCTGCCTATAGTGGTCTACCTAGCGGTATCAGAGGAGGCGGTCAGCGCCGCCCTCGTCCAAGAAGTGGACCACGAAGAACACCCGGCGTACTTCGTCAGCCGGACGCTCCATGCAGCCGAGACCAGGTACCATAGAGAAAGTGGCACTAGCCCTGGTGCTGACAGCGAGGAGAATGCGCCCATACTTCCAGAACCACGAAATCAGGGTAAGGACCAACTATcctatatacaaaattttatctaa
- the LOC137825130 gene encoding uncharacterized protein yields the protein MASMTEADQTAMMMALQRELAEMRKAHEEAAKKNEEEIKSLQEENKRMKKLVEGVPSLAMTNQAGRSHATGAGLQAEKDTKNDFTLEMDGESHPSKTINTTAPAGPDRRHPFTDRVMETPLPDKWKGFNRDRYDGTTDPDEHVDAYTTHMSLYTTDDAVFCRVFPASLKGSALSCFTKLPAHSIDCFETLIAKFDVQFATSRPHHLTSIALVGIRQEKGESLRTFIDRFSKTAMSIRNLSPEVAMHHMLTALRPGPFADSLCMQPATNLDDLRRRAEKFMQLEELREFRNNARAEASSEKKEDRERQGRSRTGRDQKRDNRGPRFFRYTPLNAERSKILQEALSAELIPPPRRALGPEKADRSKRCRYHKNAGHSTEECQALKDKIEELIQAGHLRRFVCGTRETRRSPCKEQMLRRRDRTPPGL from the coding sequence ATGGCAAGCATGACCGAAGCAGACCAAACAGCAATGATGATGGCCCTTCAGAGGGAACTAGCAGAGATGAGGAAGGCGCACGAAGAAGCCGCTAAGAAGAACGAGGAGGAAATCAAAAGCCTCCAAGAAGAGAACAAGCGAATGAAGAAGCTGGTTGAGGGGGTGCCGTCCCTCGCCATGACCAATCAGGCCGGCAGGTCCCACGCCACCGGGGCCGGCCTCCAGGCCGAGAAAGACACCAAAAACGACTTCACTCTGGAAATGGATGGAGAGTCCCATCCCAGCAAAACAATCAACACTACCGCTCCGGCGGGTCCGGACCGGCGCCATCCCTTCACCGACCGTGTCATGGAAACCCCCCTGCCGGACAAATGGAAAGGCTTCAACAGGGATCGGTACGATGGGACGACCGACCCAGATGAGCACGTGGACGCATACACGACCCACATGAGCCTGTATACCACAGACGACGCAGTGTTTTGCCGAGTCTTCCCAGCCTCTCTAAAGGGCAGCGCTCTGAGCTGTTTCACCAAGCTCCCAGCACACTCTATAGATTGTTTCGAAACCCTAATAGCGAAGTTCGACGTCCAGTTCGCAACAAGCCGCCCTCACCATCTAACATCCATAGCACTGGTCGGCATTCGTCAAGAGAAGGGGGAGTCCCTCAGAACATTCATTGACCGGTTCAGCAAGACCGCTATGAGCATCCGCAACCTCAGCCCCGAGGTGGCgatgcaccacatgctgaccGCCCTCAGACCCGGCCCATTTGCCGATAGCCTGTGTATGCAGCCTGCTACCAACCTCGACGATCTTAGACGCCGAGCGGAgaaattcatgcagctggagGAACTTCGTGAATTCAGAAACAACGCCCGAGCCGAGGCAAGCTCGGAAAAGAAGGAGGATAGGGAGCGACAAGGAAGGTCCCGAACCGGCCGGGACCAAAAAAGGGACAATCGTGGACCCCGCTTCTTCCGCTACACACCTCTGAACGCGGAAAGGAGCAAAATTTTGCAAGAGGCCCTGAGCGCCGAGCTAATACCACCGCCCCGAAGGGCCTTGGGCCCAGAAAAAGCCGACCGCAGCAAAAGATGCCGGTACCATAAGAATGCCGGCCACTCCACCGAAGAGTGCCAAGCCCTGAAAGACAAAATCGAAGAACTCATTCAAGCCGGGCATCTCAGACGCTTTGTGTGTGGGACCCGGGAGACGCGTCGCTCCCCATGCAAGGAGCAAATGCTTAGGAGAAGAGACCGAACCCCCCCGGGCCTATAA